In a genomic window of Amblyomma americanum isolate KBUSLIRL-KWMA chromosome 4, ASM5285725v1, whole genome shotgun sequence:
- the LOC144127865 gene encoding uncharacterized protein LOC144127865: MAYAHQKSTGQHCAVYGCTNNQRKRTILGTMLCPQHSTRREDRRCDMFTLHRFPASPDLRRQWAAAVNRKYFTIAPWSRVCSRHFVGRKKTDQNAVPALHLGYQRKVVLGRRRLVRHEHIPPAKKMKRKPRDENAGASDGGPLDFSTDALAQKAAHEGNKQTTKTFRTQTLPPSHLRQHKQTANTFKTRTPLPNHLGQHKQIANSFKTQTLPPNHPKEHKHIANTFRTQTIPLNPLRKHKQIANAFRTLSLCQPRQHEQMVNRFKTNAL, translated from the exons ATGGCATATGCCCATCAAAAGTCTACAGGCCAGCACTGTGCTGTTTATGGGTGCACGAACAACCAACGGAAAAGAACGATTTTAGGGACGATGCTGTGTCCCCAACACAGCACTCGACGAGAGGACCGCCGATGTGACATGTTCACGCTGCATCGGTTTCCTGCATCACCTGATTTGCGAAGGCAGTGGGCAGCTGCTGTCAACCGAAAATATTTTACAATTGCCCCATGGTCGCGCGTTTGCTCGCGACATTTCGTCGGCAGAAAAAAGACTGACCAGAACGCTGTGCCCGCGCTGCACTTGGGCTACCAGAGAAAA GTGGTTTTGGGACGGCGTCGTCTGGTGAGGCACGAACACATCCCCCCTGCTAAGAAG ATGAAGCGCAAGCCCCGCGACGAGAACGCAGGCGCTTCTGATGGTGGGCCATTAGATTTTAGCACTGATGCTTTGGCACAAAAG GCAGCACACGAAGGGAACAAGCAGACAACCAAAACATTCAGGACACAAACACTTCCACC GAGCCACCTGAGACAGCACAAGCAGACAGCCAACACCTTCAAGACTCGGACACCTCTGCC GAACCACCTGGGGCAGCACAAGCAGATAGCCAACAGTTTCAAGACACAAACACTTCCACC GAACCACCCGAAGGAGCACAAGCATATAGCCAACACTTTCAGGACACAGACAATTCCACT GAACCCCTTGAGGAAACACAAGCAGATAGCCAATGCTTTCAGGACACTTTCATT GTGCCAACCAAGGCAGCACGAGCAGATGGTCAACAGGTTCAAAACGAATGCACTGTAA